CCTGTGAAAGAGCAGAGGAGAGACAGGGCCTTAGTGCCTCCCATCCGCAGCCCGCTCCCCCCGAGGAAGCCAGGCATCCAGACCCCAAATGTCTATTCCCCTAAGGCCCAAGAGTGGAAGCACACTTTGCCTTTCTCCCCCAGGACCTGGAGTCCTGGTCCCTAGCCACTTTCTTAAGACTCAGAAGTCCAGgtccccagccccttcctccctcagacccaggaatCCAGGCTCCCACCCTCTTCGTCCCCAAGATGGAGGAGACTGGACTTTCAGTCTTCACCTCCCTAAGGACTCAGAGTCCGGCCTCCACTCTCTAGCTTCCGTCTCCTACGGACCAGGTCCTCATGGCACCTGCCCCCTGGAGATCTGGgatgtctccttcccaccccacttCAGACTTGGGCCCTGTCCCTCAGGACTCACGCTGGCAGGGCATCCTGGGGGAGCGGCTCTGCTGGTAGCCGGGACCACAGCGGCTGCATGTCAGGCCAGTGACCCCTAACTTGCAGGAGCACTGCCCACTGGTCTGGTTGCAGGTACCACCTGTCGCCCCGATAGGATGGCACTGGCAGGCTACATGAGGAGAGGAGCTGGGGATGTGGGGTGCAGGCTCCCAGCCTCTTCCTCCCCAAGGACTGAGGAGACTGGAATTCCCTGGCCCCTCCCCACTCAGACCCAGAATCCAgacccccccagcccctcccccctcagacccaggatccaggcccccggcccctcccccctcagacccaggatccaggtccccagcccctcccccctcagacctgCCTGCCTCCTTTCCCTGTAGGCTGGGCTTCAGGCTGCACTCACCCCTGCAGGCCTTGCGGCTGTTGATGGGCTGGCTAGGGTCCCTCCAGAACCCCGGCTGGCAGTAGTGGCAGTGCCGCCCGGCTGTGTGGTGGCGGCACCGCTCACAAACACCCCCACTCCGGCCGCCCGACAGCCTGAACAGCTCAGAGTTGAACCTACAGCGTCGCGCGTGCTGGTTGCAGGAACAGGCTAGGAACAGGATGGAGTGAGGGCCCATCAGGCCTGGCTTTCTGTTCCCCTTTCCCAGCTttctccccactgccctcaggaAAGAGACTGCCTGGGGGTCCCTGGGTAAGTGTGGGTCCTAGAAGCTCTTCAttgtcatctttaaaatgggtgcACTGGACTGGAGCTGGATGAGCCCAAGAGGACTGATGAATATGCTGGATGTCTGTGTGAAACCAGGGGGTGTAAAGAAGAGTGGCGGCTCTGGGCCTAGGCTGTGGAATCAGACCCCCGCGTGTAAGTGTCTCACTGTTTCCGTGGGCAAGTGACGACTCGTTTCTGTAGCTCAGTCTCCTTTGGTGTAAAATGGCATTTATAGTGTCTACTTCATGATGTTTAAATGCAACCACCTACGTAAAAAGTGCTTACTTAACTCAGTACCTGACACAGAGCATGCCCTTGCCCATTTAGCACATCCACGTGCCAGGTGCCATGTGCTGAGTGCTTGGCATGTTTCCTTCTCACAGCAGCTCTGTGAGACTGGGGctgtcatcatccccattttatagacgtgAACACTGAGGCAGAGAGGCGAGGTCATCTGCCCAAAGAAACGCAGCTGAGGGGTGGTCAGAggcaggattggaacccaggctCACTCCAGTGCTTCTCACACAACTCTCATGAGGACCACTTACCATGTACATTTTGCTGGGGAGTGTTGATCAGATTTTCAAAAGCAGTGGCTCTCAAACCTTACCGCTTATCTAGATTATggaggaaatgtttaaaaagagcaACACAGATTCCAGGGCCCATCCCAGGGCTTCTGTGGGTCCAGGAGCCTGTATGTCTAGCAAGCATCCCAAAGTGAGATGCTGATGCAGGGGGTTCATGGACCACTCTTTGGAGAGATGTAAGGAGTTTTTCACTCCAAGAGGTTTGAGAGGCCTGGACTGGCAGGTCCTGCGGGCCCCAAGGAGTAGCGGGAAGGTCAGGGAGCTGAGACAGCTGTGTGTTCTTGGGAAAATGActccccctctctgagcctcagtttcctcccatcCAGTGGGGATCTCAGTTCCTCTCTCAAGGGTTTTTATAGGCATTAGGGATGGCAGCGCTCTTGAGATTATCAGTCAGTAGAGTTGGGCTTTGGATTCTTTCTGACCTGAGAGTGATCACTTCACCTCACTCCCCACTAGAAAACTTGGATTGGGGGAAGGGTTCAGGCCACTGTGTCTGTAAAGCCCACAGCTCCGCCACAGGAGTTAGTTTCATCCTGTCTGCCCAGACCCTCCTCCATCACAACACTGTTGGTCTGTTACCCAGGTTCGAAGGGTCGGCTGCCCATCTCAGCCTGAGGGGATGTGGTGATCCACAGAGGGGcagcctccccagctcccaggcccTGTCCTCCCCCAGGACGGACCCCACCCCACGCTCAGGCCATGTGtttctcccctccctcactcccctgTAGGGGCAACAGGTCTTACTGGTAGGAATGGGCCAACTGGACAGAGGCCTGGGATGATGAGAACAGCGGGTCAAAGGGGACCCAAGTGTGATGAGGACAGAGTGGGGAGCTGAGGATAGCTGGGATGGTCTGTAAGTTAGTCCACGTGACATTGCAGGAAGACGTAGAGGGGGAGACGGGTAAAGGATGTGcaaggtggagagagagggaggtccAGGAGCGAGAGaatggagggtgtgtgtgtgtgtggtgtgtatctATCCATGGAGTGGAGTTAGCAGGGCCATGTAACACACTCAGACCCTCTAGCAAGGCTGCAGGCTGGAGGTGGGATGAGGAGGGCTGTCTCTGAGGAGAGCCGCtggagggatggggaagggccCAGACTCAGGAGGCCAGTCTGGAAACCCCGAGGATGGGGGAGGGCATTGAGCGGGGCCTGGGGAGCTCTGGTCCAGCTGGAAGGCCGGTGGATGGCCCAGCCTCTCGGAAGACTTCTCTGAGTCCAGTCCCAGCACTGCCCCTTGCTGACAGTGAGACGTAGGGCAAGTGACACGTCACCTTGGGCCTCACCCTCCTCGTCTGGGCAATGGTAACACTGGCGGAATCAGATAACTCTTCCTCCGTGCCAGGTCCTGTATCAGGCTTTATTCTAAGgactttatgtattttaatgtatTGAATTTTCACTACAGCCTGTAAAGGAAGGGCTGTTACTATCTTCACATTACAGGTGAGCCAATGGAGGCAAAGAGAGGTTTGGTCATTTGTTGGGGGTCACAAAGCCAGGAAGCAgagaagctgggatttgagcccaggcagtctggctggcTGCTGAGGCCATGCCTGTGTCTGCTGCCGGAGAACATCTAGTGTGACAGCACATAAAGGTGGCTGGCAAGGACAAGCTAAGACCCTTGGGCTTATCCTCCTGAGCTCAgattccagccctgccactttcCGACTGCGTGTCCTTGCGCAAGGGACTTCCCAGCCctagcctcagtctcctcatctgtaaaatgggcctgaTGCAATACCTGCCCTGCACATAGTAGTTGCTGGATAAATATGTGTCTAATGAATAAATCCTTACCCCCTGTGGTTGATTTGATGATTCCGAAAATGTCCAGTTGCCCTGTTTTCCTACAACCACTCAGTAAATACCACCTGAGCACCTGCACcaagccaggccctgggctgggagcccaGGAAATGTTATCCatatcaccatcaccatgatcaagtgtcgGGGAGACGCTGGAGCCCCCTAATGGGCATGTAAGCAGCTGGAAGTCTGGGGGCGGcactggtggtggggagggagtgggcGGAAGCGAAGAGGGGACCTGGCTGGAGGACAGTACGGGGAGAAGCAAGGAGCATGCAgcgctggggagggggagaacaTCCTGCCCCTCAGGGAGAAGGGCCCAGCTGCTGGAGCCGTGGGCCAGCTGGCGGGTCAGGGTGGGCCCAGGACTCACGCAAGCAAGGGTGAGGGTGCCGGGGCGTGGCAGGCCTCCAGGGCCAGTCGCGGTGGGAAGGGCGGCAGCTCTCACACCCGGGGCCGGTGGTGTCgtggcggcagcggcagcggggCGGCCGGTCACGGGCAGCACAGCGGGCTGCGTGGCCATGGCACTGGCAGCGGCCTCTCACTCCTGCTGCTGCCAGCCCTGCCTGGCCCCCGAGCTCCACACGGAGGTGACTGGCCACCACCCTGGCCTTAGGGCCCAGTGGGGCTCGGAAGGTCACCGTCTCGGGGCCTCCCAAGGCCCCCGGCCAGGCGGGTCTGCGCCACAGTGATCTCCAGGGCCCTCCGGTGGCCCAGGCGGCAGACAGGACCAGGGCTGGGGGTCCCGGGGTGCAGAAGCGCAGGCTGACGGACGTCAGGAGGAAGGGGCCACCCAGAGCCAGGGTCAGACTGCCATTGCAGGTGGCCCGGGGGCCGAGATCCGCCCCCGGGGAGGGGATGCAGGCCTGGGGACAGGAGGCAGCCATGGCGGCCAGCTGGGTCACTGGTGGGAGGCAGAAGCGGGGGCGGCCCCCTGGATGGTAGCATGGGTCTGCGCTGGCCTGGctcaggaggagcaggagggcaAAGGTCACTGGCATGGTTCTGGCAGAGGCAAGTACCTGGAGAGGAGAGGAGTGGCTGCGCTGGGGGCCGCAGGCCGCCCTCGGGGATCAgcctccaccccactccccaggCTCCCTGAGGAAGCCCGGCattccacccccagccctgccccagacccCTCCCGGCTGCTTCTGAGCGAGGAAAATAGTTCCATCTGGGGAGAATTACTGTTTACATAACCCAAAGGGGAAAGAACGCAAGCAAAATCGAGAATTTTGCCTGAACTAATCCGTAGCTTAACACCCCAGAGCTATCCGTCAGTGTCGAGGGGCAGGGGGccctggggagagggcagggagaggggacagatggggaaacccaAAGAGGGGGCAAGGGGGAGAAAGGAGGAGccgggtgggcaggggagggggagttaGAGACAGATGAAGACTTAGTgacaaagaaatagagaaagggaCGGATAGAGGCACAGACGGCAAAGacagagtgggggggggggagaggcaAGTGAAGGGCAAGGGCCAGGCAGGGAGAAGGAACCACGAGGAGAGAGGATGGACACCAGGAGAGACCAGGAGGCAACCAGAGTCCACAGGGTGGGGGGGACCGGGTCCCAGGGAGCCTGGGGGCTGAGACAGGTGGGCAGGGGGGCTCAGAGACACCTGTGGAGCAGGAGGAGTCCAGCAGGCCTGACCTGGGGGGAGGCGGAAGGGGGACGGGGGAGGCCGGGGGTGCTGGGCCAGGGGAGCCGAAGCAGGAGGCCGGGCCCATGGGGATTGGGGATCAGAGTGGAGGCCCTTTCCCACGTGGGGCCCTAACCTTGTTCTCCACGCCTGGGGCACGGAGGGGGATTATCACCAAACAACCAGGCCTCCCTGCCACCCACCCCTAGCCTCCACCCGCCCTTAACCCTTTCTCACCCAGGTTCAAAGCCCCAAGAGCTGTGCTCAGGGACCCGATGGGGACCGGGATGCCTGGGGGCTGGAAGCCTGGGCTGGGAAGGCAGACCCCTGGTTTCCCCTTGGGACTCGTGATGGGAGGACCCTGTGCTTGCATTTCTGATAacctctgcccaccccaccctccactgCCCTCCTAGGCCTCAGGGTCCGGGAATCAGAGCCCCCGCATTCCCCTCCAGTCCTAAGGTCCCCAGAGCAGAAGGGGGAACAGATGTCGGGGGTGGCGGGTActaagggaggagagagggagacagggcaGGGCCAGATGCTAGGGTGTCCGCGGGGACCAGAAGTCCAGAGCCGGGGGTGGCAGGATCGAGGATGGACCTGGAGCGGAAATGCGCGCCCACCCCCCCCCAGGCTGGCAGCCGATAATGAGCCCACTCGGGTCTGGGGGCCTTGGAGCCCTTCTGGGCCCCACTGTCCAGGCTCTGAATCTGGACCCGGGTTTGTGCCCCAGCTGGGAGTCGAAGAGGTAGCAGTGGATGCGGGTGGGTCCCGTCCTCCCAGCCTGATTTCACAGCCCGCAGCGTTCCTACCGCATCGCCCGGTGCGGAGACCGCCTCCCACGCCGCAGACGACGGGCGTGGCCCTCCGCACCTCCCGAGGAGGAGCCTCGCGCCATTTTGAGCTCTTGCGCCGGGCATTTGCCCCAGTCCCCCGGCACTGGCCTTGTTAAGGGGCTCaccccatctcccacctcctctcttgCCTGGGCGGTTCACGGGGTACCGCTTTCTGGCCCTTAGTACCCCGGGCAACCGGGCTGAGTGCCACGGTGTTCCTGGGGGATCCAGACGCCACCGCCTGCCACTGGGGAGCCCAGATGTCCGGCCCCAGTCCCTGCCCCTTCTGGAGACTGTAGCCCACCCTGGCCCCCACTTTAAGGAGCAGAGTCTAGCGGGTACCCACCAGGTCCAGGGTCAGGCCTCTTGCCTGGGCAGTGTGGGGTTCCACCTGGGACCCAGGCCCCTTTCCCCGGCTTCTTTTGCACACACCCCACCCTTCACCCCTGTCGTCCTCCAAACCTGTACCCTGGAGGAGACTGTCCCCTGCAGTTAGCTGCTCACGGTCCTTCCCTCCCGCAGGAGCTTGGCGGCCAGCGTGGGCGCTCGGGAGTGAGTGCAGAGTGGCTGTTCTCAGCCCCCGGGCTAGTAGGGGTTCTGGGCGGGAGCGCAGAGCGGAGCCTACGAATCCAGCAccaccccgccccagcccccTCGCCAAGGCAGCCACGCTCTCCCCGCAGGGACCCCTGGCAGCCGCGCCACCCGGCACTGTGTGGGACATGAGCGCCGTTGCCCCCCCGGGGCCCGCAGCTGGACGGCCCGGAGCAGGCTGGCCGAGAAGGCTCAAGGCAGGTAGGAGGGGACGGCGGCCAGATGGCCTTCCGGGGTCTGGGGTCCGTGCTCCGCTCACAGCCCGCCCCTGCCCCGCTACTCCTCGGTGCAGGCAGGCTCGGGCTCAGCCCCGGCACGTGGTGGCTGTGATCAGGAAGGGGCTGGCCTGCTGGGGAGGGCGGCGCTGGCGGGGCCGCTGACGCTGAGGCGGGACGTGGGcctctggctgtgtgaccccaagccagcccctcctgccctctggaaccTTCTGTCAGCTGTGGGTCAACTGAGCATGAAGGTCAGTCGCTTTCAAGCCCTAAAAAAATCAGTGCTCTTTGAAGGGTCACACCACCCACCCGGAAACCCAAAGACTTGGGCTGCTTTCTAaggtggtggggaaggaggagggggagatacGAATGCCTGGGACCTTGGTGGTTCTAGCGGCTGGAGGGAGAAATCAGGGACCCCCGGGGGGACTGAGCTCAAAGCGGCTCCCTCCATGGCCAGTTTACTGTGAGGCCTCAACACTTCACTCATGAACCTTTCATGCAAATGTCGCCCTCATCTCCATTACATATCCGAATGGTTTTGACTAGAAAAATAACACTTTTCGTCACTTCCCCCTGAGAAAAGCAAGGGCCTCAGGAGGATGGGGGTCCACCACATTTGCTGCCGTGGCCTTGAGTGCATTGATTGTGACACAGCGTGGGCCCGACCCTGACAGGGATTTGGGGACCCAGTGTCTGGGGCGGGAGGGCACAGCCAAGGCTACCCGTGATTCTGGTTCTGGGTGACCCTCACACCCGGCAGTGGGGAGGCAGCCCCGGGGGCAGGAGGCAGGGTGGGGACATGGGTAAGCCGTGAGGAGGAGTTAGCTGCCGGAGAAGGAGACGCCACCAAGTCAGAGGGGGGCATGTGAGATCCCGGGCGGGCGGCGTGATGGACAGGGTAACTAGTGCAGTACTCGCCGCACCGATCCATTCAGCTGGTGCTCGCTGACTTCCTACTGCGTGTCTGACGCTCGGCACGAACACGCGCAGCAGCCCGTCCTTGTCAGGCGCACAGTCCAGAGAGCAAGAGCGCGACAAAAGAGTAGCAAGTCATTACGTTCTAGAGAAAGGTGGACGGTGACAGATGCTTTGGAGCAAAAGCAAGTAGGGAAGTAGTTTGGGGGTTGGGGGTCAGGGGGACATTTGGGCTGagacctggaggaggtgagggcaaGATGCCCACGTGGGCATCGGGGCAGGAGGACCCAGGCACAGGGAGTGGCCAGTGCAAAGGCTAATTTTGCTGTCAGAGAAAACTCAGGAAGAAGGTTTAGGTCTCACTTTAtatcctcccccccacccccactagaAGTTTTTTAAGCTAATGTTCCCTGGAGGGAAACTTGCTTTCTCACTTTTGCTTTTAATAGTCTGAGCTGCCTGAGGCGATTATCACCCCTgaaggggcctggggtggggggtagaagcagagagcagagaggaaacAACTCCCCGAGTTGGGGAGGAGACTTTGGGGGGAAGGGGCAGTTCCTCAAGTATGGGGCACCTTTACCCTCACAGCGCCCCAGAGGCAGGACCTCCCAGGGCCACAGCTCTGAGGTGGGCTCAGCAGGGTGGGACCCACACCTCTGGGCTTCCAGAGACATCTTTCATCCCTATCTCGGTGGTGACGCAGAAATCACAGAGGCCCCAGGAGGCAGGGCGTGTCAAAGTCCCTGAGTAACTGCGCTTGGAGTGTGCAGCTGAGTATCCCTTTCTCAGTACATAGTGGAAAAATCCAGGATGGTAATTAGGAGCACAGATTCCTGAACCACACCGGTTTCAAATCCAGGCTCCACATCTTCCCTAGCTGCGTGACCCaaagcaagtttcttaacctgtCTGTGTCatagtttcctcttctgttaaatTGGCATGAAAAAGTACCTTCCTTATGGGAGATCATGAGGACCAAATGAGTGAAGATAGGCCTACCGTCTAATATCTGAAACTCTGTGGACCAGACATGCTGCAGAACCGCTGTTTTGACACCATCACGGGTGCACaggttatattatatattatacaacgCCCCTGGCGGCGTCTGGGCAGCATCCCATAATCAAACATTATTGTTTCTGCAAGCAGAACACATGGGCGTTTGCTCCAAAATAAGTCAAGTCTATGAATAGCTGCACGTCTGTTCAGATTTTGTCCCCAAGTGAATTCAACTCAGGTTGGGGTTTGCCAGCAATCTTCATGAAAATGGTCAGTCAGGAATTGTGGACCAGCTTATAAGCGCCGAAACCAGTGCCTGGCTTGAGTCGGGAAGCACAGAAGCACCAGCTTTGGTTCACTATTTCCTGTGGCTTTTCAGCTGTGTAGGCTCATGAGAGGCCAGGAGAGGGAGCTCTTGAGGCTGGAGGACAGAGGTGGCAGCCAGATTGGCCACCTGATTTGCagagcccagtgcaaaatgaaaacccGGGCTGCCTTGCTCTCGCTTATGGAGACTTTCTAGATGGCTAGAGCAGAGCAGGGACCCTGTGCAACTGCACGAGCCGCACAGTGTGGAGGTGACCCTGGGTGGGTACCTCTGTGCTGAGCCGGTTTCTCCTCCCCAGTAGCCCTGGCTCCAGTCCCTGCTCAGCTTGCCTGCTGGCTTTGAGACCGGCCTGGGGCTCTAGCTGAGCTGGGTGAGCTGACCAGAGGCGGAAGCTTGAGTCCTCCTCTGCGTAGGACCCCAGGCAGGACCTGAGCTGGACAGGCTGTGTGATTGGGACAGAGTTGTTACCAGCCCAGCGAGAAGAGGGGCTCAGGGGCAGATTTAGTTTGCTTTTTGGAAACTAAAGCAGCGAGCAAGGCATTTCTTGTACATCTCAGGGAAGAGAGCATAATATATACTTCATGTGGTAAGAGTCAGCTGACCTCACTGGGAACCCACGTTGAATGTGAGACCTTTGAGGAGGGCCCAAGAGTGTTCAGATTTCCCACAGGGGTCAGATTAATAAAGTGAGGAGCCCTGGAATataggaggaagaggaggcggAGAGTGGAGGTGAGGCCCACAGAGCCCTGACATTTAagggggccaggggagggagagatgggggagccTGAGGGGGTGAGATGGAAGCCAGATGAGGAAGAGCAGGGGCCACACAATCCAGGGCTTCTGTCGGGGCCTTGGGGGTCTCCTGAGCTGCAGGCACTGGGACAGCCACAGGGAAACCACAGGTGCCTGGTCAGGGgaacagaggaggggagaggacacAGCGGGTCAGGACACACTGGAGACCCAGCGTGAAAAGGCCGTTTCTGGGAGCCCAGGGGAGAGCTGGAGGAGAGAGGGACTGAAAAAGAAGCAACCCCTGAAGAAGGGATTCTCCACCCCATTAcaaggatggggaaactgaggttcgtGGAGCCCATTcagaggcaggagctggaggGAGTCTGGGTAGGTTCAGGAGTGTAGGCTTCACTGAGCTAGCATGACACGCCCACTGTGGTCAACAAGACAGACAGTAGtgagtgttggcgaggatgtggagaaatcagagcccTCATACGCTGCTGGTGGGGGTGGAAAATGAGGCAGCTGCTCGGAAGCCAGTCTGCAGTTCCTGAAAgtgttaaacacagagttagttatcacatgacccagcgattccactcctaggtaaataCTGGAGGGAAATGAAAACTTAGGTCCACACAGGGATTTGGACgtgcatgttcatagcagcattattcataattccccaaagtggaaacaacccaaatgtctagcAACTGATGAACTGATAAATAAAACGAGGCATATCCATGCCATGGAATATTAGTCGGCTGTAAAAAGAAATCAGTGACATACTAACAcgtgctgcaacatggatga
This region of Balaenoptera acutorostrata chromosome 19, mBalAcu1.1, whole genome shotgun sequence genomic DNA includes:
- the NTN5 gene encoding netrin-5; this encodes MPVTFALLLLLSQASADPCYHPGGRPRFCLPPVTQLAAMAASCPQACIPSPGADLGPRATCNGSLTLALGGPFLLTSVSLRFCTPGPPALVLSAAWATGGPWRSLWRRPAWPGALGGPETVTFRAPLGPKARVVASHLRVELGGQAGLAAAGVRGRCQCHGHAARCAARDRPPRCRCRHDTTGPGCESCRPSHRDWPWRPATPRHPHPCLPCSCNQHARRCRFNSELFRLSGGRSGGVCERCRHHTAGRHCHYCQPGFWRDPSQPINSRKACRACQCHPIGATGGTCNQTSGQCSCKLGVTGLTCSRCGPGYQQSRSPRMPCQRIPEATTTLATTPYAYSSDPQCQNYCNISDTRVHMSLRRYCQQDYVLRAQVLASEAAGPAWQRLAVRVLAVYKQPARPVHRGGQDAWVPRADLACGCLRLRPATHYLLLGSAAAGSDPARLVLDRHGLALPWRPRWARPLRRLQQEERAGGCHGLRPSTPSPEPRI